A stretch of the Rosa rugosa chromosome 5, drRosRugo1.1, whole genome shotgun sequence genome encodes the following:
- the LOC133710277 gene encoding DNA-directed RNA polymerases II, IV and V subunit 9A codes for MSTMKFCRECNNILYPKEDKDQKILLYACRNCDHQEVADNNCVYRNEIHHSVGERTQILQDVAADPTLPRTKAVRCAQCKHGEAVFFQATARGEEGMTLFFVCCNPNCGYRWRD; via the exons ATGAGTACCATGAAGTTTTGCCGCGAATg CAACAACATTCTCTACCCCAAGGAGGACAAGGACCAGAAGATTCTCCTCTACGCGTGCCGCAATTGCGATCACCAG GAGGTTGCTGATAACAACTGTGTCTACAGAAATGAGATACACCACTCGGTTGGGGAACGCACTCAAATCTTGCAAGATGTAGCTGCAGATCCAACTCTACCTCGCACAAAAGCTGTGCGCTGTGCTCAGTGCAAGCATGGAGAAGCTGTCTTCTTTCAG GCAACTGCTAGAGGAGAGGAGGGGATGACTTtgttctttgtttgctgcaaccCCAACTGTGGCTACAGGTGGAGGGACTAA